Proteins co-encoded in one Cricetulus griseus strain 17A/GY chromosome 1 unlocalized genomic scaffold, alternate assembly CriGri-PICRH-1.0 chr1_1, whole genome shotgun sequence genomic window:
- the Cnga1 gene encoding cGMP-gated cation channel alpha-1 isoform X2 produces MKTSIISTWHSFVNIPNAIVPAMEKEIRHMENGACSSFSDDDNASLSEAESEDSFFRNSSHRRQGPSQREQYLPGTMALFNVNNSSNKDQDPKEKKKKKKEKKSKADDKNENKKDPEKKKKKDKEKEKKKKEEKSKDKKEEEKKEVVVIDPSGNTYYNWLFCITLPVMYNWTMIIARACFDELQSDYLEYWLIFDYISDIVYLVDMFVRTRTGYLEQGLLVKDKIKLIEKYKANLQFKLDVLSVVPTDLLYFKMGWNYPEIRLNRLLRISRMFEFFQRTETRTNYPNIFRISNLVMYIVIIIHWNACVYYSISKAIGFGNDTWVYPDVNDPEFGRLARKYVYSLYWSTLTLTTIGETPPPVLDSEYVFVVVDFLIGVLIFATIVGNIGSMISNMNAARAEFQARVDAIKQYMNFRNVSKDMEKRVIKWFDYLWTNKKTVDEKEVLRYLPDKLRAEIAINVHLDTLKKVRIFADCEAGLLVELVLKLQPQVYSPGDYICKKGDIGREMYIIKEGKLAVVADDGITQFVVLSDGSYFGEISILNIKGSKAGNRRTANIKSIGYSDLFCLSKDDLMEALTEYPDAKTMLEEKGRQILMKDGLLDVNIANLGSDPKDLEEKVTRMEGSVDLLQTRFARILAEYESMQQKLKQRLTKVEKFLKPLIETEFSALEEPGGESETTESPQD; encoded by the exons ATGAAGACAAGTATTATCAGTACGTGGCATTCCTTCGTAAATATCCCCAATGCGATTGTACCGGCTATGGAAAAGGAAATCCGGCACATGGAAAATGGAGCATGCAG CTCCTTTTCTGATGACGACAATGCCTCTCTGTCTGAAGCAGAGAGTGAGGACTCTTTCTttagaaacagctcacacagaaGGCAAGGACCATCCCAGAG ggaACAGTACTTGCCAGGTACTATGGCTCTTTTTAATgttaacaacagcagcaacaaagacCA agacccaaaagaaaaaaagaaaaagaaaaaggaaaagaagag CAAGgcagatgataaaaatgaaaataagaaggacccagagaagaaaaagaagaaggacaaggaaaaagagaagaaaaagaaggaagagaaaagcaaagataagaaagaaga ggagaagaaagaagtcGTAGTTATTGATCCTTCAGGAAACACATACTACAATTGGCTGTTTTGTATCACTTTACCTGTGATGTACAACTGGACGATGATTATTGCAAg agCATGTTTTGATGAACTTCAGTCTGATTACCTAGAATACTGGCTCATTTTTGATTACATATCGGACATAGTCTACCTTGTTGATATGTTTGTACGAACAAGGACAG GTTATCTGGAACAAGGATTGCTAGTGAAAGACAAGATAAAACTCATAGAGAAGTATAAAGCAAACTTGCAGTTTAAACTTGATGTTCTGTCAGTGGTCCCAACTGATCTGCTGTATTTCAAGATGGGGTGGAACTATCCAGAAATTAGGTTAAACCGGCTACTAAGGATCTCTCGAATGTTTGAGTTCTTCCAGCGGACAGAAACAAGGACCAACTATCCGAACATCTTTAGGATTTCCAACCTCGTCATGTACATTGTCATTATTATCCACTGGAATGCTTGTGTGTACTACTCCATCTCGAAGGCTATTGGATTTGGGAATGACACATGGGTCTACCCTGATGTTAATGACCCTGAGTTTGGCCGTTTGGCTAGAAAATATGTCTATAGCCTTTATTGGTCTACACTGACTCTGACAACCATTGGTGAAACTCCACCTCCTGTGCTGGATTCTGAGTATGTCTTTGTGGTGGTTGACTTCTTAATTGGAGTTTTGATTTTTGCCACCATTGTCGGTAACATAGGTTCCATGATTTCCAATATGAATGCAGCCAGGGCAGAATTTCAAGCAAGAGTTGATGCTATCAAACAATACATGAATTTCCGAAATGTGAGTAAAGATATGGAAAAGAGGGTTATTAAATGGTTCGACTACCTGTGGACCAACAAAAAAACAGTTGATGAGAAAGAGGTCTTAAGATACCTGCCTGACAAACTAAGGGCAGAAATTGCTATCAATGTTCATTTAGACACATTGAAAAAGGTACGAATCTTTGCTGACTGTGAAGCTGGTCTGTTGGTGGAGTTGGTGTTGAAACTACAACCCCAGGTGTACAGTCCTGGAGATTACATATGCAAGAAAGGGGACATTGGGCGAGAGATGTACATCATAAAAGAAGGCAAACTTGCTGTGGTAGCCGATGATGGAATCACACAGTTTGTGGTGTTGAGTGATGGCAGCTACTTCGGTGAGATCAGCATTCTCAATATCAAAGGCAGCAAGGCTGGCAACCGCAGGACAGCCAATATTAAAAGCATTGGCTACTCAGACCTGTTCTGCCTCTCAAAAGATGACCTCATGGAAGCTCTGACGGAGTACCCAGATGCCAAAACTATGCTGGAGGAAAAAGGGAGGCAGATCTTAATGAAAGATGGTCTACTGGATGTAAACATTGCAAATCTGGGCAGTGACCCTAAAGACCTGGAAGAGAAGGTCACGAGAATGGAGGGGTCAGTCGACCTCCTGCAAACACGATTTGCCCGCATCTTGGCTGAATATGAATCGATGCAGCAGAAACTCAAGCAAAGATTAACTAAGGTGGAGAAATTTCTGAAACCACTTATTGAAACAGAATTTTCAGCTCTTGAAGAGCCTGGAGGAGAGAGTGAGACCACAGAGTCTCCACAGGACTGA